In Miniphocaeibacter halophilus, the following proteins share a genomic window:
- a CDS encoding ribonucleotide-diphosphate reductase subunit beta codes for MADLKRKGLFNENGDIELSKRRMINGNTTNLNDFNNIKYTWTSDWYRQAMNNFWIPEEINLTQDIKDYRKLDEHERRAYDKTLSFLVFLDSIQTANLPNVGEYITANEVNLCLTIQAFQEAVHSQSYGYILDTICSPEERSEILYQWRDDPHLLARNKFIGDLYNEFLDNKSKISLVKTMVANYILEGIYFYSGFMFFYSLGRIGKMPGTVQEIRYINRDENTHLWLFRSILLELKKEEPEIFTPENIEMFKNMIKQGVEEEIAWGQYVLGDNIQGINMKMIEEYIKYLGNLRSTGLGFGVIYPGFENEPESMKWVSEYSDPNQVKTDFFEGKVTAYAKSSIIEDDL; via the coding sequence AACTTAGTAAAAGAAGAATGATAAACGGAAATACAACTAATCTTAACGATTTTAACAATATTAAATATACTTGGACTTCCGATTGGTACAGACAGGCTATGAATAATTTTTGGATTCCTGAAGAAATAAATCTTACTCAAGACATTAAGGACTACAGAAAATTAGACGAACATGAAAGAAGAGCTTACGACAAAACCCTTTCTTTCCTTGTTTTTCTAGACAGTATTCAAACAGCTAACCTTCCTAATGTTGGAGAATATATAACAGCTAATGAAGTTAATTTGTGTTTGACTATACAGGCCTTTCAAGAAGCTGTACACAGCCAAAGTTATGGCTATATACTAGATACTATTTGTTCACCTGAAGAAAGATCTGAAATATTATACCAATGGAGGGATGACCCTCATCTACTGGCAAGAAATAAATTCATAGGCGATTTATACAATGAATTTTTAGACAATAAGTCAAAAATTTCCCTAGTAAAGACCATGGTAGCAAATTATATACTTGAAGGTATATATTTCTATTCCGGCTTTATGTTCTTCTACAGCCTTGGAAGAATTGGGAAAATGCCGGGAACCGTTCAGGAAATAAGATATATTAATAGAGATGAAAATACACATCTATGGTTGTTTAGGTCCATACTATTGGAACTGAAAAAAGAAGAACCTGAAATATTTACTCCTGAAAATATAGAAATGTTTAAAAACATGATTAAACAAGGAGTAGAAGAGGAAATTGCCTGGGGACAATATGTTCTAGGTGACAATATTCAAGGAATTAATATGAAAATGATAGAAGAATATATTAAATACCTTGGTAATTTACGCTCAACAGGTTTAGGTTTTGGGGTAATATATCCTGGATTTGAAAACGAACCGGAATCTATGAAGTGGGTAAGCGAATATTCAGACCCTAATCAAGTAAAAACAGACTTCTTTGAAGGTAAAGTAACAGCTTATGCAAAAAGCTCCATAATAGAAGATGATTTATAA
- a CDS encoding NADPH-dependent FMN reductase, producing MFNVSKNENVKILLVVGSSRKGSYNQLIADYLRDKYGNIVDFRQADLKSLPVYSEDIENEDFPSVTKLREDVNWADGVLLLTPEHNFTMSVLMKNFIDWCSRVEHVLNGKPTMVTGATLGHLGTVMAQSHLRQALLSPGVKAIAVPNTEVYINAIQDRIKDGKLLEDKAESLNTAFINFIDYIKPGNGYCFSCN from the coding sequence ATGTTTAATGTAAGTAAAAATGAAAATGTAAAAATACTATTAGTTGTTGGTAGTAGTAGAAAAGGCTCCTATAACCAGCTAATAGCTGACTATTTAAGGGATAAATACGGTAATATTGTAGACTTTAGACAAGCTGATTTAAAATCACTGCCTGTTTATTCTGAAGATATTGAAAACGAAGACTTTCCTTCTGTAACTAAGTTACGAGAGGATGTTAATTGGGCTGACGGTGTTTTATTATTAACTCCTGAGCATAATTTTACAATGTCGGTTTTAATGAAAAACTTTATAGATTGGTGTTCCAGAGTAGAACATGTCCTAAATGGAAAACCAACAATGGTAACCGGTGCTACTCTAGGTCATTTAGGAACGGTAATGGCTCAAAGTCATTTAAGACAGGCCTTGCTTTCACCTGGTGTTAAGGCAATAGCTGTTCCAAATACAGAAGTCTACATTAATGCAATTCAAGACAGAATTAAAGATGGAAAACTATTAGAGGATAAGGCAGAATCTTTAAATACTGCCTTTATAAATTTTATTGACTATATTAAACCAGGCAATGGTTATTGTTTTAGTTGTAATTAA
- a CDS encoding DUF4190 domain-containing protein: MNNRGGTNTKATISMVLGIVSLIFDITFIVGIIAIVLGIMAKNEIKYSNEEGDGFATAGIITGILGIVGHLIFWILMLVFGISFFSIFNFIF; this comes from the coding sequence ATGAATAATCGTGGTGGAACAAATACTAAGGCAACTATCTCCATGGTTCTTGGAATAGTATCCCTAATCTTTGATATTACTTTTATTGTAGGGATTATTGCAATAGTTCTTGGGATTATGGCAAAAAATGAAATAAAATATTCTAATGAAGAAGGTGACGGCTTTGCAACTGCCGGAATTATCACCGGCATATTAGGCATAGTAGGACATTTAATCTTTTGGATATTAATGCTTGTTTTTGGAATTTCATTTTTTTCTATATTTAATTTTATATTTTAA
- a CDS encoding GNAT family N-acetyltransferase — MEILFTKPSASEYINLRKSSGMGGEKSLNRTEIALKNSLFIVSIYDNNKLIGFGRIVGDGAITYVVSDIMVDKSYQGKGLGKIIMAEIDKYFEENCNEEAYISLIANKPADKLYFKFKFDYLKDFEVAMKRKK, encoded by the coding sequence ATGGAAATACTATTTACTAAACCAAGTGCCTCTGAATATATAAATTTAAGAAAAAGTTCCGGAATGGGTGGAGAAAAAAGCCTTAACCGTACGGAAATAGCTCTGAAAAATTCTCTCTTTATTGTATCTATCTATGATAATAATAAATTAATAGGCTTTGGACGAATTGTTGGCGACGGGGCAATAACCTATGTAGTTTCCGACATTATGGTTGACAAGTCCTACCAAGGAAAGGGCCTTGGCAAAATAATAATGGCAGAAATCGATAAATATTTTGAAGAAAATTGTAATGAGGAAGCTTATATTTCATTAATTGCAAATAAACCTGCCGATAAACTCTATTTTAAATTTAAATTCGATTATTTAAAGGACTTTGAAGTAGCTATGAAAAGGAAAAAATAA
- a CDS encoding GNAT family N-acetyltransferase translates to MNYTIDRAKVEDAKDLIEYLKIITGESNNLTITPKQVKELNVKDEGLIIDSYNHSPTSIMLVAKLNKEIIGMGSLKGYNIDSIIGHRVSLGVSVKKDYWNKGIGREIIDALLSYAANNEYIEIVELEVKSDNYAAISLYERFGFEEIGFFENYFKYEDGYGDAILMTLQF, encoded by the coding sequence ATGAATTACACAATTGATAGGGCAAAAGTTGAAGATGCTAAGGATTTAATTGAATATTTGAAAATAATTACAGGAGAAAGCAACAATTTAACTATAACTCCTAAACAAGTAAAGGAATTAAATGTAAAAGATGAAGGGTTAATAATTGACTCCTATAACCATAGTCCTACAAGTATAATGTTAGTAGCAAAATTAAATAAGGAAATAATAGGAATGGGAAGTTTAAAGGGTTATAATATTGATTCTATTATAGGTCATAGGGTTTCTTTAGGGGTTTCCGTAAAAAAAGATTATTGGAACAAGGGTATCGGTAGGGAAATAATCGATGCTCTTCTTTCCTATGCAGCAAATAATGAATATATTGAAATAGTAGAACTTGAAGTAAAGTCAGATAACTACGCAGCCATTAGCCTATACGAAAGATTCGGATTTGAAGAAATAGGATTTTTTGAAAATTATTTTAAATATGAAGATGGCTATGGAGACGCTATTTTAATGACTTTACAGTTTTAG
- a CDS encoding pirin family protein has protein sequence MKILQRGEFSRRLEVQSPFILAAYHDDRYPKGNGSLGPIEDNTGKWSMYYGKNVPGFPKHPHRGFETVTYVERGVVDHSDGLGSNGRYANGDVQWMTAGKGLQHCEMFPLFNTDRDNPLDLFQIWLNLDSKNKMVEPDYKMLWAEEIPVIEKKDTNNKNIKIVLVAGSEDNIDALKPTKNSWAYEPENHVGIKFITLESGAEYSLQKKTNTLNRAIYFYFGNEITLDDVSFSEREYAFVKGNETLTITNTGKEEAKILLLEGEPIKEPVVAYGPFVMNTREEIKQAYLDYENTEFGGWPFYDDEVVHSINTKRYAKYSDGIIEYPKEK, from the coding sequence ATGAAAATTTTACAAAGAGGTGAGTTTAGTAGGCGATTAGAAGTCCAAAGTCCTTTTATATTGGCTGCTTATCATGATGATAGATACCCTAAGGGCAATGGAAGTCTTGGTCCAATTGAAGATAATACAGGAAAATGGAGCATGTATTATGGAAAAAATGTTCCCGGTTTTCCTAAACATCCCCATAGGGGATTTGAAACTGTTACCTATGTTGAAAGAGGTGTTGTCGACCATTCCGATGGCCTAGGTTCAAATGGAAGGTATGCCAACGGCGATGTTCAATGGATGACAGCCGGCAAGGGACTTCAGCACTGTGAAATGTTTCCATTATTTAATACAGATAGGGATAATCCTTTAGATTTGTTTCAAATTTGGCTTAACTTAGATAGCAAGAACAAAATGGTTGAACCTGATTATAAAATGCTATGGGCTGAAGAAATACCTGTTATTGAAAAAAAGGATACTAACAATAAGAATATAAAAATAGTTTTAGTTGCCGGAAGTGAAGATAATATTGATGCACTAAAACCAACAAAAAATTCATGGGCTTATGAGCCGGAAAACCATGTAGGAATTAAATTCATCACTTTAGAATCAGGGGCAGAATATTCCCTACAAAAGAAAACCAACACTTTAAATAGAGCTATATATTTCTATTTTGGCAATGAAATTACTCTTGATGATGTTTCATTTTCAGAAAGGGAATATGCTTTTGTAAAAGGAAATGAAACTCTTACAATAACTAATACCGGAAAAGAAGAGGCTAAAATTCTTCTATTGGAAGGTGAACCAATTAAGGAGCCAGTTGTTGCTTACGGACCTTTTGTTATGAATACAAGGGAGGAAATAAAGCAAGCCTATTTAGACTACGAAAATACTGAATTTGGTGGCTGGCCTTTTTATGATGACGAAGTTGTTCATAGTATAAATACTAAAAGATATGCAAAATATTCTGATGGAATAATAGAATATCCTAAAGAAAAATAA
- a CDS encoding NADPH-dependent FMN reductase gives MNILLVVGSTRKGSYNQMIANYIMEKYKDDYTFKQADIATIPMFSEDIEKDDWPIVDKAREDVEWADGIIIVTPENNYSLPSVLKNYLDWCSRKKRVFINKPVMITGGSMGHWGTIRAQGHLRQVLRSNGHKAIVVPGIEVYFPKVQDSVENNMLREDKAGSLNKNFAIFVDYINKMN, from the coding sequence ATGAATATTTTACTTGTAGTAGGTAGCACAAGAAAAGGGTCTTATAATCAAATGATAGCAAATTATATTATGGAAAAATATAAGGATGATTATACCTTTAAACAGGCTGACATTGCTACAATACCAATGTTTTCAGAGGATATAGAAAAGGATGATTGGCCTATTGTAGACAAGGCTAGAGAAGATGTTGAATGGGCTGATGGCATAATTATAGTAACTCCGGAAAACAACTATTCCCTTCCTTCTGTCTTAAAAAATTACCTTGACTGGTGCTCCAGAAAGAAAAGGGTATTTATTAATAAACCTGTTATGATAACAGGAGGTTCCATGGGCCATTGGGGAACTATTAGAGCTCAAGGCCATTTACGACAAGTATTAAGATCCAACGGACACAAAGCGATAGTTGTGCCGGGAATAGAGGTTTATTTTCCAAAAGTTCAAGACAGTGTAGAAAACAATATGCTAAGGGAAGATAAGGCCGGTTCTTTAAATAAAAATTTTGCTATTTTTGTAGATTATATAAATAAAATGAATTAA
- a CDS encoding insulinase family protein, which produces MTHGFKLIKEEYIKDVDSNIKIFEHEQSGARLMAMENDDNNKVFGIGFRTPPNNSTGVAHILEHSVLNGSRKFKTREPFMDLLKSSLQTFLNAMTFSDKTIYPVASRNDKDFHNLMDVYLDAVFFPRVKTKKEIFLQEGWHYEINSKEEDIKYKGVVYNEMKGAYSSPDAIMYYEFAKGLFPDSIYGNESGGNPYNIPELSYEEFLDFYNKFYHPVNSYIFLYGKMDLEEQLKFINDEYLSNFNKIELDSSIKLQKEFEKPRQLKTEYSIASEEDPKNKDILIYGVRSGKKSNILEAYTNEILRSVLFSNDGSPLKLALLKEGIGEDIDDLSTDGLELGLGITAINTSTDKVEEFTKIIEEELKKVIDKGIDKEQLEAALNKMEYNLRENGNFPTKGIIYFISSLDTWLYDEDPTIQFKYEDVLKELRENIKTDYYEKFVETNILNNKNKVIISLKATPGLNAKKDVEVAKKLKEYKESLSEEELNNLIEENKALVEFQNREDSQEEKDTIPSLKLSDIDSNVLEIPSIEEKKDNYTILYHPLFTGKINYIDLVFDLEFIKEEEIKYLALLCDLLTMVDTKKYPYTDLDTRIFLDTGGINITASSIYNFRKEGGYFKKLMVSSKATVDKTEKMFDLIEEIIFNSKFDNIKRIREILQIIKLKFESDIVENGHQYGINLTNSYYSQQGKYNENLNGITYYDFIVDLEKNLEDKFDSLQEELKAISGKVFNSNNMIFNITTDEEEKDKLIELSENLISKLSQEKLEKHDLVFTLEKKNEGIMTSSNVNYVIKSYNLKEIGYEYNGSHVVLSNIISSSYLYNNIRAQGGAYGTGMGVNNSGNIFFYSYRDPNIKNTIDVYNKTGEFLRNLELDSTELTQFIIGSVTKFDPPATNPTKGKVALTMYISGQTSDDLRKNLEEAINTNLDELKEFAKDIDYAMEKNYMATIGNTEQIKENKELFEEIRQLKK; this is translated from the coding sequence ATGACACATGGTTTTAAATTAATTAAAGAAGAATATATTAAAGATGTAGATTCCAATATTAAAATATTTGAACATGAACAATCCGGTGCAAGGTTAATGGCAATGGAAAATGATGATAATAACAAGGTTTTTGGTATAGGTTTTAGAACACCACCTAATAATTCAACAGGGGTGGCCCATATATTAGAGCATTCTGTTTTAAATGGTTCAAGAAAATTTAAAACAAGAGAACCTTTTATGGATTTATTAAAAAGTTCCTTACAGACTTTTTTAAATGCAATGACATTTTCAGACAAAACCATCTATCCGGTAGCAAGTAGAAATGACAAGGATTTTCATAATTTAATGGATGTTTATTTAGATGCTGTTTTCTTTCCTAGAGTGAAAACTAAAAAGGAGATATTCTTACAGGAAGGATGGCACTATGAAATAAACAGTAAAGAAGAAGATATAAAATATAAGGGTGTAGTTTATAACGAAATGAAAGGTGCTTATTCATCACCAGATGCAATAATGTATTACGAGTTTGCTAAGGGACTTTTCCCTGACTCCATATATGGAAATGAATCCGGTGGAAATCCCTATAATATTCCTGAACTAAGTTATGAAGAATTTTTAGATTTTTATAATAAGTTTTATCATCCGGTAAATTCCTATATATTTTTATATGGGAAAATGGATTTAGAGGAGCAATTGAAATTTATTAATGATGAATACTTAAGTAATTTTAATAAGATAGAATTGGACTCATCTATAAAACTACAAAAGGAATTTGAAAAACCAAGGCAATTAAAAACAGAGTATTCCATAGCTTCAGAAGAAGACCCTAAAAATAAGGATATTTTGATTTATGGTGTAAGAAGTGGTAAAAAATCCAATATTCTAGAAGCCTATACAAATGAAATACTGCGTTCTGTTTTATTTTCCAACGATGGCTCCCCATTGAAGTTAGCCTTATTAAAAGAGGGAATTGGTGAGGATATAGACGATCTTTCTACAGATGGCCTAGAACTTGGACTGGGAATTACAGCAATTAATACTTCTACAGATAAGGTAGAGGAGTTTACAAAAATTATAGAAGAGGAATTAAAGAAGGTAATTGACAAGGGAATAGATAAGGAGCAATTAGAAGCTGCCTTAAATAAAATGGAATACAATTTAAGGGAAAATGGTAATTTTCCAACTAAGGGAATAATATATTTCATTTCATCCCTAGATACCTGGCTTTATGATGAAGACCCTACAATTCAATTTAAATATGAAGATGTATTAAAAGAACTAAGGGAAAATATTAAAACCGATTATTATGAAAAATTTGTTGAAACAAATATTTTAAACAATAAAAATAAAGTTATTATTTCATTAAAGGCAACTCCGGGATTAAATGCAAAAAAAGATGTGGAAGTTGCAAAAAAATTAAAGGAATACAAGGAAAGTCTATCAGAAGAAGAGTTAAATAATTTAATTGAAGAAAACAAGGCTCTTGTAGAGTTTCAAAACAGAGAGGATAGTCAAGAGGAGAAGGACACAATTCCTTCCTTAAAATTATCGGATATAGACTCAAATGTATTGGAAATTCCTTCAATTGAAGAAAAGAAGGACAATTATACTATCCTATATCACCCACTATTTACAGGAAAAATCAACTATATAGACTTGGTTTTTGATTTAGAATTTATAAAGGAAGAAGAAATAAAGTATTTAGCCTTATTATGTGATTTACTAACAATGGTCGATACAAAAAAATATCCTTATACTGACTTGGATACTAGAATTTTCTTAGATACCGGTGGAATTAATATTACAGCTTCTTCAATATATAATTTTAGAAAAGAAGGCGGATACTTTAAGAAATTAATGGTTTCAAGTAAGGCCACTGTTGATAAAACTGAAAAGATGTTTGATTTAATTGAGGAGATTATCTTCAATTCTAAGTTCGATAATATAAAGAGAATTAGAGAAATCTTACAGATAATTAAATTGAAGTTTGAATCCGATATAGTGGAAAATGGCCACCAATACGGTATTAACTTAACTAATAGTTATTATTCACAACAGGGAAAATACAATGAAAACCTTAATGGAATAACTTATTATGACTTTATTGTAGACTTAGAGAAAAACTTAGAAGATAAATTCGATTCCCTACAAGAAGAATTAAAAGCCATTAGTGGAAAAGTATTTAACAGCAATAATATGATTTTTAATATTACTACAGATGAAGAAGAAAAGGATAAGCTAATAGAATTAAGTGAAAATTTAATTTCTAAATTATCTCAAGAAAAATTGGAAAAACATGATTTAGTATTTACCTTAGAAAAGAAAAACGAGGGAATAATGACATCTTCAAATGTTAACTATGTAATTAAATCATATAATTTAAAAGAAATAGGCTATGAATATAATGGTAGTCATGTAGTTTTATCCAATATTATTTCCAGTTCCTACCTATATAACAATATTAGAGCACAAGGTGGAGCTTATGGAACAGGAATGGGAGTAAATAATTCTGGAAACATATTCTTCTATTCCTACAGGGATCCTAATATAAAAAATACAATTGATGTATATAATAAAACAGGGGAATTTTTAAGGAATTTGGAATTAGACAGTACAGAACTAACACAATTTATTATTGGTTCAGTTACTAAATTTGACCCACCTGCAACAAATCCTACAAAGGGAAAAGTAGCCTTAACCATGTATATATCAGGACAGACTTCCGATGATTTAAGAAAGAACTTGGAAGAAGCTATAAATACCAATTTAGATGAATTAAAGGAATTTGCAAAGGATATTGATTATGCAATGGAGAAAAATTATATGGCAACAATCGGAAACACAGAACAAATAAAGGAAAACAAAGAACTGTTTGAAGAAATAAGACAATTGAAGAAATAA